A region from the Triticum aestivum cultivar Chinese Spring chromosome 3D, IWGSC CS RefSeq v2.1, whole genome shotgun sequence genome encodes:
- the LOC123081078 gene encoding F-box protein At5g49610-like, which translates to MDPGEHTMVDGTSLRRIRAAVPALPDELVQWDILLRLPAKELLRCRAVCRTWCRLASDAAFLLAHHRRQPSLPLVFFRTTDHPYTNDASVDALDVRRTPAVRRPVLGFDDYNKSRRKFTLHASCDGLLLLSLSNHRFYLCNPATRQWCVLPGLTGGNVTALYPHRPSGKYRVLSWKHPNNDRYSVDYYVLALGSCSSQSQGPKARCIGLPVASPSMKKKNSPDRWLIHACEHPPVLLRDCLHWYAGDVLDSKIVVFDTVAESFRWMQTPKATSSAAHLLQMDGAHAWHWACGLFYKVRTSVGAAGL; encoded by the coding sequence ATGGACCCTGGCGAACATACCATGGTGGACGGGACGTCGCTCAGGCGCATCCGTGCCGCCGTCCCCGCCCTCCCGGACGAGCTCGTCCAGTGGGAcatcctcctccgcctgccggcgaAGGAGCTCCTCCGCTGCCGCGCGGTCTGCCGCACCTGGTGCCGCCTCGCCTCCGACGCCGCGTTCCTCCTCGCCCACCACCGTCGCCAGCCGTCGCTCCCGCTGGTCTTCTTCCGCACCACTGACCATCCCTACACCAACGACGCCAGCGTCGACGCCTTGGACGTGCGGCGAACCCCCGCCGTTCGCCGGCCGGTCCTCGGGTTCGACGACTATAACAAATCCCGTCGTAAGTTCACCCTCCACGCCTCCTGCGACGGCCTCCTCCTGCTGTCCCTCTCCAACCACCGCTTCTACCTCTGCAACCCAGCCACGCGCCAGTGGTGCGTGCTCCCGGGTCTGACGGGCGGCAACGTCACCGCCCTGTACCCTCACCGCCCGTCCGGCAAGTACCGCGTGCTCTCCTGGAAGCACCCCAACAACGACAGGTACAGCGTCGACTACTACGTCCTGGCCCTAGGCTCCTGCTCCTCCCAGTCCCAGGGACCAAAGGCCAGGTGCATCGGGCTGCCGGTGGCTTCGCCGTCCATGAAGAAGAAGAACAGCCCAGACCGCTGGCTGATCCATGCCTGCGAGCACCCGCCCGTACTGCTACGTGACTGCCTGCACTGGTACGCGGGCGATGTCCTGGACAGCAAGATTGTAGTTTTTGACACGGTGGCCGAGTCATTCCGGTGGATGCAAACTCCCAAAGCCACCAGCTCAGCAGCACATCTGCTTCAGATGGATGGCGCGCACGCTTGGCATTGGGCGTGTGGACTGTTTTACAAGGTCCGCACAAGTGTTGGTGCTGCAGGACTATGA
- the LOC123076719 gene encoding subtilisin-like protease SBT3.10: MGFSSSSRRSRIASVLQLCLCMLLCRVQGGSSHEQHLEEGMNTLIAPSCSARDSLDKDFHPNCWDQPTKTSTAKREPSSYELYIVYLGEVKHDHPDHVVASHHDMLTTLLGSKEESIASVAYNYKHGFSGFAAMLTPEQAKQLAEVPEVISVEKNKIHTTATTRSWDFLGLNYQMTGTSSGLLKGSNYGEDVIIGVVDTGIWPESRSFSDEGYGPIPSRWKGKCQLGPDWGSNNCTRKIIGARFYTAGVLDKHLKADTLSPRDRNGHGTHCASTAAGSIVEAASFNGLAEGVARGGAPRARIAVYKSGWGSGSFSTASVLAAIDDAIHDGVDVLSLSIGGRGQVAFGALHAVQKGITVVYAAGNDGPRPQTVGNISPWVITVAASKVDRSFPTVITLGNKQQIVGQSLYYQAKNSSGSSFAGLLVGQGCTADTLNGTDVRGIILFCLPLPDDARTPVSTFEYASQYVRNGGGSGLIFAQYTTDLLTVTASVACQGIACVLVDLDTGEKIIKYVGAASSPVAKIEPAHTVTGKEIPEAKVASFSSRGPSRDYADIIKPDIAAPGANILAAVGDSYVMYSGTSMAAPHVAGIVALLKALHQDWSPAAIKSAIITTARVTDKRGMPILAEGLPRKTADPFDYGSGNINPTGAADPGLVYDIDPRDYNKFFGCTIVRRTNVSCDATMLPAYHLNLPSIAVSELRRPVTVWRTVTNVGEADSVYHAEVQSPAGVMMEVEPTVLVFNTTDRVHSFKVKLAPMWRLQGDYTFGSITWRKDQKTVRIPVAARMTIQDFYADVA; the protein is encoded by the exons ATGggtttctcttcttcctctcggcGCTCACGCATAGCTTCGGTGCTACAACTTTGCCTTTGCATGCTGTTATGCAGAGTACAGGGAGGATCATCTCACGAG CAACACCTTGAAGAAGGGATGAACACCCTCATAGCGCCATCATGTTCGGCCCGAGATAGCCTAGACAAGGATTTTCATCCTAATTGCTGGGACCAACCAACGAAGACCAGCACGGCAAAGAGAGAACCCTCTTCATACGAG CTCTACATAGTTTACCTGGGCGAAGTAAAGCATGACCACCCCGACCATGTCGTCGCTTCGCACCATGATATGCTCACCACTCTTCTTGGAAGCAAGGAAGAATCTATAGCTTCGGTTGCATACAACTACAAGCACGGCTTCTCAGGCTTCGCCGCCATGCTCACACCGGAGCAAGCAAAACAACTTGCAG AGGTTCCGGAGGTCATCAGCGTCGAAAAGAACAAAATTCACACGACGGCCACCACGCGAAGTTGGGACTTTCTTGGACTCAACTACCAGATGACCGGTACTAGCAGTGGGCTACTCAAGGGAAGCAACTATGGAGAGGATGTAATCATCGGGGTGGTTGACACCG GGATATGGCCGGAGTCGAGAAGCTTCAGCGATGAAGGGTATGGGCCAATACCGTCAAGGTGGAAAGGGAAGTGCCAACTAGGGCCAGACTGGGGCAGCAACAACTGCACCCGCAAGATCATCGGCGCTCGCTTCTACACCGCCGGTGTGCTCGACAAACACCTCAAGGCAGACACGCTCTCGCCTCGCGACCGCAACGGCCATGGTACACACTGTGCGTCCACTGCAGCAGGCTCGATTGTGGAGGCGGCTAGCTTCAATGGCCTTGCCGAGGGGGTTGCAAGAGGAGGTGCGCCGCGTGCTCGCATTGCGGTGTACAAGTCAGGCTGGGGTTCTGGCTCTTTTAGTACGGCGAGTGTGCTAGCCGCCATTGACGATGCGATCCACGATGGAGTGGACGTGTTGTCGCTCTCCATCGGTGGCCGGGGGCAGGTTGCCTTCGGTGCCCTACACGCGGTTCAAAAGGGGATCACCGTGGTGTACGCGGCCGGCAACGATGGACCTAGGCCACAAACAGTGGGGAATATTTCGCCGTGGGTCATCACCGTGGCGGCAAGCAAGGTTGATCGGTCATTTCCCACGGTGATCACGCTGGGAAACAAGCAACAAATAGTG GGACAATCTCTATATTACCAAGCAAAAAACTCGTCCGGGAGCAGTTTTGCAGGTCTTTTAGTTGGTCAAGG GTGTACCGCGGATACACTCAATGGCACAGACGTGAGAGGGATAATCCTTTTCTGCTTACCGTTGCCAGATGATGCACGCACACCAGTGAGTACTTTTGAGTATGCGTCACAATACGTCCGGAATGGCGGGGGATCTGGTCTCATTTTCGCCCAATATACGACGGATCTTTTAACCGTGACAGCATCAGTTGCTTGCCAAGGCATTGCCTGCGTTCTCGTGGACCTTGACACTGGGGAGAAGATCATCAAATACGTAGGCGCTGCCAG CTCTCCAGTGGCAAAGATCGAACCAGCACACACCGTTACCGGGAAAGAGATACCGGAGGCTAAAGTGGCATCGTTTTCTTCGAGAGGTCCATCGCGTGATTACGCCGACATTATCAAGCCTGACATAGCCGCGCCCGGAGCCAACATCTTGGCGGCGGTGGGAGATTCCTATGTAATGTATTCCGGGACATCGATGGCGGCCCCACATGTAGCAGGAATCGTCGCGCTACTGAAAGCTTTGCACCAAGACTGGTCTCCTGCCGCGATAAAATCTGCCATCATCACCACAG CCCGTGTAACGGACAAGCGAGGCATGCCGATACTGGCAGAAGGGTTGCCCCGGAAGACCGCTGACCCATTTGACTATGGAAGTGGCAACATTAACCCCACTGGTGCAGCCGATCCCGGCTTGGTTTACGACATCGATCCCCGTGACTACAACAAATTCTTCGGGTGCACCATTGTCAGGAGGACGAATGTGAGTTGTGACGCGACAATGCTACCGGCGTACCACCTAAACCTACCCTCCATCGCGGTGTCTGAGTTGAGGCGCCCGGTCACTGTGTGGAGGACGGTGACGAATGTCGGCGAGGCCGACTCTGTGTACCACGCAGAAGTCCAGAGCCCAGCTGGAGTCATGATGGAGGTCGAGCCGACGGTGCTCGTGTTCAACACCACGGACAGAGTCCATTCATTTAAGGTGAAGTTGGCGCCTATGTGGAGGCTGCAAGGGGACTACACCTTTGGCAGCATTACTTGGCGGAAGGACCAGAAAACGGTGAGGATTCCTGTTGCGGCCCGAATGACGATTCAAGATTTCTATGCAGATGTTGCATAA
- the LOC123076720 gene encoding dnaJ protein ERDJ7, with translation MAAAAPLPVLILLLAVALLVPAADAIYCDEDDCYDLLGVKQDANASEIKKAYYKLSLKHHPDKNPDPESRALFVKVANAYEILKDEETREKYDYAVAHPEEFFYNTAQYYRAYYGYKTDTRSVLIGLLLIVSAFQYINQLTSYSQAIESVKQTPAYRNRLKALEFERTGGISSKKKGNKPMDKKVEDELRNEVDLQIQGVQKPSVWNLCGVQLILLPYLIGKLLIWQICWFWRYRVKKSPYAWEDACYLTRTSLRMPANTWQNIDEFTKEDLVMKRLWEKANMERHIAEARRGSKQRRR, from the exons atggccgccgccgcccccctccccgtcctcatcctcctcctcgccgtcgccctcCTCGTCCCGGCCGCCGACGCCATCTACTGCGACGAGGACGACTGCTACGACCTCCTCGG GGTGAAGCAGGACGCCAACGCGTCGGAGATCAAGAAGGCCTACTACAAGCTCTCCCTCAAACA CCACCCGGACAAGAACCCCGACCCGGAGTCGCGCGCGCTCTTCGTCAAGGTCGCCAATGCCTACGAG ATACTAAAAGATGAAGAAACTAGGGAGAAATATGACTATGCTGTTGCACATCCAGAGGAG TTCTTCTACAACACTGCTCAATACTATAGGGCCTACTACGGATATAAAACG GATACTCGTTCTGTGTTGATTGGCCTTCTTTTAATTGTGTCAGCATTCCAATACATAAACCAGTTGACATCGTACAGTCAG GCCATCGAAAGTGTGAAGCAAACTCCTGCCTACAGAAATAGGTTAAAAGCATTGGAGTTTGAGCGAACAGGAGGAATTTCAAGCAAAAAAAAGGGCAACAAGCCGATGGATAA AAAGGTTGAAGATGAGCTTAGAAATGAAGTCGACTTGCAAATTCAGGGAGTTCAGAAACCTTCTGTGTGGAATCTTTGTGGTGTCCAACTGATACTTCTGCCTTACTTAATTGGCAAG CTGCTTATTTGGCAAATTTGTTGGTTTTGGAGATACCGGGTAAAGAAATCACCGTATGCATGGGAGGATGCTTGCTATTTGACTCGGACATCCCTTAGGATGCCTGCTAACACATGGCAAAATATTG ATGAGTTTACGAAAGAGGATCTCGTCATGAAACGCCTCTGGGAAAAGGCCAACATGGAGAGGCACATAGCGGAGGCGAGAAGAGGATCGAAGCAGCGTAGAAGATAG
- the LOC123073531 gene encoding fructokinase-2, producing MAPLGDGVAPVAAAAAPGLVVSFGEMLIDFVPNVAGVSLAESGGFVKAPGGAPVNVACAVSKLGGSSAFVGKFGDDEFGHMLVDILKQNGVNTEGCLFDEHARTALAFVTLKSNGEREFMFYRNPSADMLLTEAELNLDLIRRARIFHYGSISLITEPCRSAHVAAMRAAKSAGILCSYDPNVRLPLWPSAQAARDGIMSIWKEADFIKVSDEEVAFLTQGDAHDEKNVLSLWFEGLKLLVVTDGEKGCRYFTKDFKGSLPGYSVNTVDTTGAGDAFVGSLLLSVAKDDSIFYNEAKLREVLQFSNACGAICTTKKGAIPALPTTATALDLISKGTN from the exons ATGGCGCCTCTCGGTGATGGTGTTGCTCCCGTGGCTGCCGCGGCGGCGCCCGGTCTCGTCGTCTCCTTCGGTGAGATGCTAATCGACTTCGTGCCGAACGTGGCCGGCGTCTCGCTCGCCGAGTCCGGAGGCTTCGTCAAGGCGCCCGGAGGCGCACCCGTCAACGTCGCATGCGCCGTCTCCAAGCTTGGCGGCTCCTCCGCCTTCGTCGGCAAG tttggcgacgacgagttcggccaCATGCTGGTGGACATCCTCAAGCAGAACGGCGTGAACACGGAGGGCTGCCTCTTCGACGAGCACGCGCGCACCGCCCTGGCCTTCGTCACCCTCAAGTCCAACGGCGAACGTGAGTTCATGTTCTACCGCAACCCGTCCGCCGACATGCTCCTCACGGAGGCGGAGCTCAACCTCGACCTCATCCGCCGCGCCCGCATCTTCCACTATGGCTCCATCTCGCTCATCACCGAGCCTTGCCGCTCCGCCCACGTCGCCGCCATGCGTGCCGCCAAGTCCGCCGGCATCCTCTGCTCCTACGACCCCAATGTGCGCCTCCCGCTCTGGCCCTCCGCCCAGGCCGCTCGCGACGGCATCATGAGCATTTGGAAGGAGGCTGACTTCATCAAGGTGAGCGACGAGGAGGTGGCGTTCCTCACCCAGGGCGACGCCCACGACGAGAAGAATGTCCTCTCCCTCTGGTTCGAGGGCCTCAAGCTGCTCGTCGTCACCGACGGCGAGAAGGGGTGCAGGTACTTCACCAAGGACTTCAAGGGCTCCCTGCCAGGCTACTCTGTTAACACGGTCGACACCACCGGTGCCGGTGATGCCTTTGTTGGATCCCTCCTCCTCAGCGTCGCCAAGGACGACTCCATCTTCTAC AATGAGGCCAAGCTGAGGGAGGTGCTGCAGTTCTCAAACGCTTGCGGGGCCATCTGCACCACCAAGAAGGGAGCCATCCCGGCGCTGCCCACCACAGCCACCGCCCTGGACCTCATCAGCAAGGGCACCAACTAG